Part of the Dehalococcoidia bacterium genome is shown below.
GCAGATAAGAATATATTCCTGAACCTACCTGATGGATCATTCCCGCTTTGAGCAGAAGCTGATGACCGACGGTATCGGCATCTGCCGGAACCTGTCTCAGAGTCTTTCCAAAAAGTCCGGATACACGCATCGCTTAGAACTCCTAAATATATCTCCCCACTGCCTCAGCAATAGGCCTCAGCTCTTTCATCAGCTTTTCAAAGTTGGGGAAATTCAAAGATTGCAGACCATCGACGAGGGCTTCCGCCGGATTGGGATGCACCTCAATCAGGAGGCCATCCGCCCCGGCCGCCAGAGCGGCCTTGGCCATGCTCGGCACATACGCCGCATGCCCCGCAGCGTGGCTGGGATCGACGACGACCGGAAGGTGACTGAAACGCTTGATAACGGCAATCGAACTGATATCCAGAGAAAACCGGGTGCTGTCTTCAAAGGTCCGTATGCCGCGTTCACAGAGAATCACGTTCTTATTACCCTCGGCCAGCAGATAATCTGCCGCCGTCAGCCAATCGGTGATCGTGGCGGCAAACCCTCTCTTCAAAAGGATCGGTTTCCTCAGCTTGCTCAGCTCCCGCAATAAAGTGAAATTCTGCATATTTCGAGCGCCGACCTGCAAGATATCCACATGCTGGGCCAGAAGGTCGATATCGTGTGCATCCAGCACTTCGGTGATCACGGGCATACCCAGATCGGCCTTTACCTTGGCCAAAAGCGCTACCCCCTCTTCTCTCAGCCCCTGGAACGCAAAAGGGGAAGTCCGCGGCTTGAAGGCACCGCCCCTCACCACTGTAGCACCAAGTTCCTTCACTGTCCTTGCGGTATCCATCAGCTGCTTTTCACTCTCTACGGCACAAGGACCAGCCATGACCACCACCCGCTTGCCACCGATCTCAACACCACCCACTCTCACCTTGGTGGGCTTCGGTTTAAACTCCCGCGAAGCCAGTTTATAGGGCTTCATGATGCGGGTAACCGTCTCCACTCCCGGCAAAACAGCAAAGATATCGGTGGATGTCTTGCCCGTGTGACCGCCCAGAATGGCAATCACGGTCTTATCCGTGCCCACATTAAGCTGGACCTCAAACCCCAGAGAGTGAGCCTTGTCTACCACTTGGTCGGACTGCGCTTTACTTGCCCCCGTAACCATTTCAACGATCATAACAATTGCCTCACACAGCTTAAATACAGCATGATTGTAGCAACAAGTCGATCACAAAACAATTGTCATCGCGAGACTAAAGCCATAATGGAAGAACCTGTGCCGTATACCACACATGAGTATCGAAAGGAGTTGGACGGATCATCCGATCTCAGGGGCAATCTATTTGATTACAAAGAAGGGCGGTACACCATCCGTTCATGCTTCGACAAGCTCAGCCCGAACGGAACACTTTTTCCCGTTCGCCCTGAGCTTGTCGAAGGG
Proteins encoded:
- the aroF gene encoding 3-deoxy-7-phosphoheptulonate synthase, yielding MIVEMVTGASKAQSDQVVDKAHSLGFEVQLNVGTDKTVIAILGGHTGKTSTDIFAVLPGVETVTRIMKPYKLASREFKPKPTKVRVGGVEIGGKRVVVMAGPCAVESEKQLMDTARTVKELGATVVRGGAFKPRTSPFAFQGLREEGVALLAKVKADLGMPVITEVLDAHDIDLLAQHVDILQVGARNMQNFTLLRELSKLRKPILLKRGFAATITDWLTAADYLLAEGNKNVILCERGIRTFEDSTRFSLDISSIAVIKRFSHLPVVVDPSHAAGHAAYVPSMAKAALAAGADGLLIEVHPNPAEALVDGLQSLNFPNFEKLMKELRPIAEAVGRYI